One Williamsia phyllosphaerae DNA segment encodes these proteins:
- a CDS encoding hydroxymethylglutaryl-CoA lyase yields the protein MTNTTHAGTHVVEVGPRDGLQNERTALSVDTKVDFITRAVDAGMRRIEAVSFVNPKRVPQMAGAEEVMAALPRRDDVDYIGLVLNERGLERALAAGVDEVNVVVVCSDEFSQRNQGCDVEEGLARWKRIAAESRAAGMFTTVTFAVSFGCPFSGEMPADRVIDLMARVAESGPDEIAIADTIGVGVPAQVRALHAGARRVAPDVALRWHFHNTRNTGYANALTAFDLGDCALDASIGGFGGCPFAPNATGNIATEDLNYALQRSGVDTGIDGGAIADAASWIGAQLDSPVPALFGRAGPFPG from the coding sequence ATGACGAACACGACTCACGCCGGGACCCACGTGGTGGAAGTCGGCCCGCGCGACGGCCTGCAGAACGAACGAACCGCCCTGTCGGTGGACACCAAGGTCGACTTCATCACCCGCGCCGTCGACGCGGGCATGCGACGGATCGAGGCCGTCAGCTTCGTCAATCCCAAGCGCGTGCCCCAGATGGCCGGCGCCGAAGAGGTGATGGCTGCGCTCCCGCGGCGGGACGACGTCGACTACATCGGATTGGTGCTCAACGAGCGGGGTCTGGAACGCGCCCTGGCCGCAGGCGTCGACGAGGTGAACGTGGTCGTCGTCTGTTCCGACGAATTCAGTCAGCGCAATCAGGGCTGCGACGTCGAGGAGGGACTGGCGCGGTGGAAGCGCATCGCCGCCGAGTCCCGTGCGGCGGGCATGTTCACCACGGTCACCTTCGCGGTCTCGTTCGGATGCCCGTTCAGCGGGGAGATGCCTGCCGACCGCGTGATCGATCTGATGGCCCGCGTGGCGGAGTCGGGACCCGACGAGATCGCCATCGCCGACACGATCGGGGTCGGCGTACCCGCACAGGTCCGTGCCCTGCACGCCGGTGCGCGGCGGGTCGCACCCGACGTCGCACTGCGGTGGCATTTCCACAACACCCGCAACACCGGATACGCCAACGCGCTGACCGCATTCGACCTCGGCGACTGCGCCCTGGACGCCAGCATCGGCGGGTTCGGAGGATGCCCGTTCGCACCCAACGCGACCGGCAACATCGCCACCGAGGATCTGAACTACGCGTTGCAGCGATCCGGCGTCGACACCGGTATCGACGGTGGCGCCATCGCCGACGCGGCGTCGTGGATCGGTGCGCAATTGGACTCGCCGGTTCCCGCCCTGTTCGGACGAGCAGGTCCGTTCCCGGGCTGA
- a CDS encoding GntR family transcriptional regulator, producing the protein MYSHIRAAILDGRFAPGSRLGEAELAEVTQASRTPVREALRQLEVEGLVEVLPHRGARVYQFTSDDLEEIYDLRMTLEALAAGRAASRITGAQLDQMAGLCDRMEAAALDDDLELVATANMEFHAIVRTASASTRLTSMLSAVIQLPLMMRTFHRYAPEDLHRSAGHHRELIAALRARDEVWADAVMRSHVRAAKAVLLASVRADEELTMAQPAETTAQPAETTAQPGRTTAHHAHTTAQPAQSGV; encoded by the coding sequence GTGTACTCACACATCCGGGCCGCCATTCTCGACGGCCGGTTCGCGCCGGGGTCGAGGTTGGGTGAGGCTGAGCTGGCCGAGGTCACGCAGGCCTCCCGCACCCCGGTTCGAGAAGCGTTGCGCCAATTGGAGGTCGAGGGCCTCGTCGAGGTGTTGCCGCATCGCGGCGCCCGCGTCTACCAGTTCACCTCCGACGACCTCGAGGAGATCTACGACCTCCGCATGACGCTGGAGGCGCTGGCCGCGGGTCGCGCGGCGTCGCGGATCACCGGCGCGCAGCTCGATCAGATGGCCGGCCTGTGCGACCGAATGGAGGCCGCTGCGCTCGACGACGACCTCGAGCTCGTGGCCACCGCCAACATGGAGTTCCACGCCATCGTCCGGACCGCGTCGGCGAGTACCCGTCTCACCTCGATGCTCAGCGCGGTCATCCAGCTTCCGCTGATGATGCGCACCTTCCACCGGTATGCGCCCGAGGACCTGCACCGCAGTGCCGGACACCATCGCGAACTCATCGCCGCGCTGCGCGCCCGGGACGAGGTGTGGGCGGATGCGGTGATGCGATCGCACGTCCGCGCGGCCAAAGCGGTGCTGCTCGCGTCGGTTCGAGCCGACGAAGAGCTGACCATGGCCCAACCGGCAGAAACAACGGCCCAACCGGCAGAAACAACGGCCCAACCCGGGCGTACGACGGCCCACCACGCGCACACGACGGCCCAACCGGCTCAGAGCGGAGTCTGA
- a CDS encoding CaiB/BaiF CoA transferase family protein translates to MTTAHDTTPPTATGPLADLRVVEMGQLLAGPFCGQLLADFGAEVIKLEAPGVGDPMRQWGREKPYGKSLWWPVVARNKKSVTCDMRTPEGQELARDIIGRSDIVVENFRPGTLERWNLGFDELRADNPGLIMARVSGYGQTGPYSTRAGYGSIGEAMGGIRYVTGDPDNAPSRAGISLGDSLAAVFATIGVLTALHSRSVTGRGQLVDAAIYESVLAMMESMLPEWAVAGYQRERTGSVLPNVSPSNVYPTRGGEMILIAANQDTVFGRLATVMGREDLITAPRFAGHAARGENMDELDGIIAAWTADLDTDELLETLHAGGVPAGRIFTARDMFDDPHFAARDAIVRLAHRDFGEFPTHNVFPKLSDTPGAVRHLGPELGEHNDEIYRHLLDLSDDRRADLARRSII, encoded by the coding sequence ATGACCACGGCACACGACACGACACCTCCCACCGCGACCGGCCCGCTGGCCGACCTCCGGGTGGTCGAGATGGGCCAATTGCTGGCTGGCCCGTTCTGTGGTCAACTCCTGGCCGACTTCGGTGCCGAGGTCATCAAACTCGAGGCGCCGGGCGTCGGAGATCCCATGCGGCAGTGGGGACGTGAGAAGCCCTACGGCAAGTCGCTGTGGTGGCCGGTGGTGGCCCGCAACAAGAAGTCGGTCACCTGCGACATGCGCACCCCCGAGGGGCAGGAACTCGCCCGCGACATCATCGGCCGTTCCGACATCGTCGTCGAGAACTTCCGCCCCGGCACCCTCGAGCGATGGAACCTCGGTTTCGACGAACTACGGGCCGACAATCCCGGGCTCATCATGGCGCGCGTCAGCGGCTACGGACAGACCGGTCCGTACTCCACGCGCGCGGGCTACGGGTCGATCGGTGAGGCGATGGGCGGGATCCGTTACGTCACAGGCGATCCCGACAACGCCCCGTCGCGCGCGGGCATCTCGCTCGGCGACTCGCTGGCCGCGGTGTTCGCCACCATCGGCGTTCTCACCGCCCTGCACAGTCGGTCGGTCACCGGCCGCGGACAGCTCGTCGACGCGGCGATCTACGAATCGGTCCTGGCGATGATGGAGTCGATGCTGCCGGAATGGGCGGTGGCCGGATACCAGCGCGAGCGCACGGGCTCGGTGCTGCCGAACGTCTCACCGAGCAACGTCTACCCGACCCGGGGTGGGGAGATGATCCTCATCGCCGCCAACCAGGACACGGTGTTCGGGCGGCTCGCGACGGTCATGGGTCGTGAGGACCTCATCACCGCACCGCGGTTCGCCGGCCACGCCGCACGCGGGGAGAACATGGACGAACTCGACGGCATCATCGCCGCCTGGACAGCCGACCTCGACACCGACGAGCTGCTGGAGACCCTGCACGCCGGGGGAGTCCCCGCCGGTCGGATCTTCACCGCGCGCGACATGTTCGACGACCCGCACTTCGCCGCCCGCGACGCCATCGTCCGGTTGGCCCACCGTGACTTCGGCGAGTTCCCCACGCACAACGTCTTCCCCAAGCTCTCCGACACCCCGGGTGCGGTGCGGCACCTCGGACCCGAACTCGGCGAGCACAACGACGAGATCTACCGACATCTGCTCGACCTGTCCGACGACCGTCGCGCCGACCTCGCGCGCCGCAGCATCATCTGA
- a CDS encoding hydantoinase/oxoprolinase family protein: MRYRLGVDVGGTFTDVLLLEETSGSTYRAKTPSTPSDQSIGVLNGVTKVCNDAGIDPGQIEQVLHGTTVATNAILQGRGARVGLVTTDGFRQVLQIARSFVPGGLAGWIIWPKPEPLAKLEHTVQVVGRIGADGGEITPLDEEQTRGELRKLAGADVEAITVSLINSYANSVHEEQVGRWVAEELPDIPISLSSHVLPEMREYERTLTTVANSYVQPEVSRYVKNLDSSLKEKGITAPLSILRSDGGLVQASKAAEDPVSLLLSGPAGGVTGAVWFAQQAGYSDFLTFDMGGTSTDVALVLDGQPRIGRETKVGDLAVRATSVDVRTVGAGGGSIAHVPELTRALRVGPQSAGADPGPAAYGNGGTEPTVTDANVVLGYLPSDLAGGEVKLDVDAARTAVATISDAMGLDSPEAAASGVVDIVNENMFGALRLVSVQQGYDPRDFALVSFGGAGPLHANALGRLTGAWPVIIPPSPGVLCAYGDATTCLRAESARTLIRAFVDLTSDELRSVIADLAEVATERLETEGVPRAEQTATYQVDLRYHGQGFEIPVDLDPDVLTGTGDLLAELGNAFDTEHKRLFSFLLKNEREVINLRVTVSGPRPEVAWTELAQGSEDPSPALMKESQVWMDGAYTTAGIYDREKLLAGNVVSGPAIVTEMDSTTLVLSGHAATVDPSGSLIIRPV; the protein is encoded by the coding sequence ATGCGATATCGACTCGGAGTGGACGTCGGCGGGACGTTCACCGACGTGCTGCTCCTCGAGGAGACCTCGGGCAGCACCTACCGCGCCAAGACCCCGTCGACGCCCTCGGATCAGTCCATCGGTGTGCTCAACGGCGTCACCAAGGTGTGCAACGACGCCGGCATCGACCCCGGACAGATCGAGCAGGTGCTGCACGGGACCACCGTGGCGACCAACGCGATCCTGCAGGGACGTGGCGCGCGTGTGGGTCTGGTGACCACCGACGGATTCCGTCAGGTCCTGCAGATCGCGCGATCGTTCGTCCCGGGCGGTCTCGCCGGCTGGATCATCTGGCCGAAGCCCGAACCACTGGCCAAGCTCGAACACACCGTGCAGGTGGTCGGTCGGATCGGGGCCGACGGGGGTGAGATCACCCCGCTCGACGAGGAACAGACGCGCGGCGAACTGCGCAAGCTCGCCGGCGCGGACGTCGAGGCGATCACGGTGTCGCTCATCAACTCCTACGCGAACAGCGTGCACGAGGAGCAGGTCGGACGATGGGTTGCCGAGGAGCTGCCCGACATCCCGATCTCGCTGTCGTCGCACGTCCTGCCGGAGATGCGCGAGTACGAGCGCACCCTGACCACGGTGGCCAACAGCTATGTGCAGCCCGAGGTCTCGCGCTACGTCAAGAACCTCGACTCGTCGCTGAAGGAGAAGGGGATCACCGCGCCGCTGTCGATCCTGCGCAGCGACGGCGGCCTGGTTCAGGCGAGCAAGGCCGCCGAGGACCCGGTGTCGCTGCTGTTGTCGGGGCCGGCGGGCGGCGTCACCGGCGCGGTGTGGTTCGCCCAGCAGGCCGGGTACTCCGACTTCCTCACCTTCGACATGGGCGGCACCTCCACCGACGTCGCGCTCGTCCTCGACGGTCAACCCCGCATCGGCCGTGAGACCAAGGTCGGCGACCTCGCGGTCCGCGCGACCAGTGTCGACGTCCGAACCGTCGGTGCGGGTGGTGGTTCCATCGCCCACGTCCCCGAACTGACCAGGGCACTGCGCGTCGGACCGCAGTCGGCCGGTGCCGATCCCGGCCCGGCCGCGTACGGGAACGGTGGCACCGAACCCACGGTCACCGACGCCAACGTCGTCCTGGGTTACCTGCCCAGCGACCTCGCCGGCGGTGAGGTGAAACTCGATGTCGACGCGGCCCGCACGGCTGTCGCCACGATCTCCGACGCCATGGGCCTCGATTCCCCCGAGGCCGCGGCGTCCGGGGTGGTCGACATCGTCAACGAGAACATGTTCGGTGCGCTGCGGCTCGTGAGTGTTCAGCAGGGTTACGACCCACGTGATTTCGCGCTGGTGTCCTTCGGCGGTGCCGGTCCACTGCACGCGAACGCACTCGGTCGACTCACCGGCGCCTGGCCGGTGATCATCCCGCCGTCGCCCGGGGTGCTCTGCGCGTACGGCGACGCCACGACCTGTCTGCGTGCCGAGAGCGCACGTACCCTGATCCGCGCGTTCGTCGACCTCACCAGTGACGAGTTGCGTTCGGTCATCGCCGATCTCGCCGAGGTGGCCACCGAGCGCCTGGAGACCGAGGGGGTGCCGCGGGCGGAGCAGACCGCGACCTATCAGGTGGACCTGCGCTATCACGGCCAGGGCTTCGAGATCCCCGTCGATCTCGACCCCGACGTGCTCACCGGCACCGGAGACCTGTTGGCCGAGTTGGGCAACGCCTTCGACACCGAGCACAAGCGTCTGTTCTCGTTCCTGCTCAAGAACGAGCGTGAGGTCATCAACCTGCGTGTCACCGTGAGCGGGCCCCGTCCCGAGGTCGCCTGGACCGAACTGGCGCAGGGCTCGGAGGATCCGTCGCCGGCGTTGATGAAGGAGTCGC